A region of the Actinomycetota bacterium genome:
ACATCGGCACGATGGGCCACATCGACCACGGCAAGACGACCTTGACCGCGGCGATCACCAAGCGCCAGGCCGAGAAGGGCATGGCGGAGTTCACCCCGTTC
Encoded here:
- a CDS encoding GTP-binding protein; the encoded protein is MSKQKFERTKPHVNIGTMGHIDHGKTTLTAAITKRQAEKGMAEFTPF